The following coding sequences lie in one Populus trichocarpa isolate Nisqually-1 chromosome 14, P.trichocarpa_v4.1, whole genome shotgun sequence genomic window:
- the LOC18104816 gene encoding cytochrome P450 81Q32 encodes MATFFLHFSVFLALYIITRHFLNKIRNFPPSPFPSLPIIGHLYLLKKPIYRTVLSKISSKHGPVILLQLGSRRQLVVSSPSIAEECFTKNDVVFANRPGYLIAKHLAYNTTGLLWAPYGDHWRNLRRIVSIEVLSAYRLQMLSSIRLEEVRSMICVLFRNQNQIVDMKTVFFELTLNIMMRMIAGKRYYGEDVSDVEEAKRFRAIHAETLLLGGKTIIGDYVPWIKSKKMLKRVIECHLKSDSFMQYLIEEQRRKILETDCCGEKKRNLIQVLLSLQENEPGYYTDDIIKGIMLNKISPLLALSMELITISWFGVWVLLLAGTDTSSATMEWALSLLLNHPRVLEKAQREIDEHIGHDRLMDEGDLAQLPYLRSILNETLRMYPPAPLLIPHESSEECLVGGFRIPRGTMLSVNMWAIQNDPKIWPDPTKFRPERFDNPEGARDGFKLMPFGHGRRSCPGEGLALKVVGLALGSLLQCFKWQKISDKMVDMTEGPGFTSTKAQPLEAI; translated from the exons ATGGCAACCTTCTTTCTCcacttttctgtgtttttagCCTTGTATATCATAACAAGGCACTTCCTCAACAAGATAAGAAACTTCCCACCTAGTCCATTCCCTTCACTACCAATCATTGGCCATCTCTACCTCCTCAAGAAGCCAATTTACAGGACAGTACTATCAAAAATCTCAAGTAAACATGGCCCCGTAATCTTGCTCCAACTCGGGTCTCGTCGACAACTTGTTGTCTCATCCCCTTCGATAGCTGAAGAATGCTTTACCAAAAATGATGTTGTCTTTGCAAACCGCCCAGGTTATCTCATTGCAAAACACCTCGCCTACAACACCACAGGCCTTCTTTGGGCTCCCTATGGCGACCACTGGCGAAACCTTAGGAGAATCGTCTCTATTGAAGTCTTGTCTGCATACCGCCTCCAAATGCTCTCTTCCATACGTCTGGAGGAGGTGAGGTCAATGATTTGTGTTCTCTTTCGCAATCAGAATCAGATTGTAGATATGAAGACAGTTTTCTTCGAACTGACACTGAACATAATGATGCGGATGATAGCTGGAAAGAGATATTATGGAGAGGATGTTTCTGATGTGGAAGAAGCAAAAAGGTTTCGAGCAATTCATGCTGAAACCTTATTGCTAGGTGGCAAAACCATTATTGGAGACTATGTACCGtggattaaatcaaaaaagatGTTGAAGAGAGTGATAGAGTGCCATCTAAAGAGCGATAGTTTCATGCAGTACTTGATAGAAGAGCAACGGAGAAAAATATTGGAGACTGATTGCTGtggtgaaaagaaaaggaatttgaTTCAGGTTCTGCTGTCCCTGCAAGAAAATGAACCTGGGTATTACACCGACGATATCATCAAAGGGATTATGCTG AATAAGATATCTCCACTGCTTGCATTGTCTATGGAATTAATTACCATAAGTTGGTTTGGTGTGTGGGTGCTCTTGTTGGCGGGAACAGACACTTCATCTGCTACAATGGAATGGGCACTTTCACTTTTGCTTAACCATCCCCGAGTCCTCGAGAAGGCTCAGAGAGAAATCGACGAGCATATTGGGCATGATCGTTTGATGGATGAAGGTGATCTTGCCCAACTTCCCTACCTCCGCAGCATCCTGAACGAAACGTTACGGATGTACCCGCCAGCTCCGTTGCTAATACCTCATGAGTCATCAGAAGAATGCCTGGTTGGAGGATTCCGCATTCCACGTGGCACGATGCTCTCTGTAAATATGTGGGCCATTCAAAATGACCCTAAAATCTGGCCAGACCCAACAAAATTCAGACCTGAGAGGTTTGACAACCCAGAGGGGGCTAGAGATGGGTTTAAGTTGATGCCTTTCGGGCATGGAAGGAGGAGCTGTCCTGGAGAAGGCTTGGCCCTGAAAGTGGTGGGATTAGCATTGGGCTCGCTCCTTCAATGTTTCAAATGGCAGAAAATTAGTGATAAAATGGTGGATATGACCGAGGGGCCCGGGTTTACCAGTACAAAGGCACAACCACTGGAAGCTATATGA